In a single window of the Macrobrachium rosenbergii isolate ZJJX-2024 chromosome 35, ASM4041242v1, whole genome shotgun sequence genome:
- the LOC136856249 gene encoding uncharacterized protein, giving the protein MAVKGECSGYGHQGSIGEKRDEDGEMDCWNITSGKQGESRYKENVCSQIHFQNLFSKTRRREVKEEEEEEEEEEEEEEEEEEEEEGKTPEERRWRGSRQEEPEDFDQKRAHPPKGSSSSQTRTMEVGARHRGLRLATRGGGRSTPLLTKALPLALLVLSLAFSSSSPWGGSSGEGARCPRRRFGSTERDDASFSQEGSWAMALMTLALVTSRRHPKGTTNNSVVDIGSSDVTLYPKGMTNNGVDDIGSSDVTPYPKGTSENPSDCDAPSNESAPGLPPCLSESMRIHNAVWMEAIMNSPYTRKHNSSSSSGGNSSMTEDFKDDPVDAEQETRLLQQLVFKGRSGAGPKPKNVNKGCECGTYNSPASRIVNGQETAPNEFPWMVSLQIKKGHLHNCGGSIISDQYVITAAHCTDGWLAEELVIRAGDHDLTVHDVSREKYIMIAEIKQHEKYDPKTTNNDVSLLRLAEQLQLTWRVNPICLTPADLIFYGETVQVMGWGKVNTKDKEGSPVLRYTSVKVISMKSCRDNFKFSPDQITSKMLCAYGGKTDACQGDSGGPLVWKDAATNRYFDIGITSWGVGCGLPSYPGVYTKLFKFTDWIYAHTEDSVFCSSYSPTAKKQKTVGTGITGTAKEKATKKKKKKKKRKGEKVPKKVQEKVLGRWGDWRKRLTGRWSVRRGGMRR; this is encoded by the exons ATGGCTGTTAAAGGGGAATGTAGCGGTTACGGTCATCAGGGAAGTATTGGAGAGAagcgagatgaggatggtgagatggactgCTGGAATATCACTTCTGGAAAgcagggagagtcaagatataaggaGAATGTGTG TTCCCAAATTCATTTCCAAAACTTATTTTCGAAAACCCGGAGaagagaagtaaaagaagaagaagaagaagaagaagaagaagaagaagaagaagaagaagaagaagaagaagaagaagggaagactCCAGAGGAGAGAAGATGGCGCGGAAGTCGTCAAGAAGAGCCTGAGGACTTTGACCAGAAAAGAGCCCACCCTCCCAAGGGATCTTCTTCTTCCCAGACAAGGACCATGGAAGTGGGAGCCAGACATCGTGGCCTCAGGCTAGCCACAAGAGGAGGGGGCAGAAGCACTCCCCTCCTCACCAAAGCACTTCCTCTCGCTCTTTTGGTGCTTTCGCttgctttctcttcctcttccccctggGGTGGAAGCAGCGGGGAAGGCGCGAGATGTCCGCGACGGCGGTTTGGAAGCACGGAGCGAGATGATGCGTCCTTTTCGCAGGAGGGAAGTTG GGCAATGGCGTTGATGACATTGGCTCTAGTGACGTCACGCCGTCACCCTAAGGGGACGACGAACAACAGTGTTGTTGACATTGGCTCTAGTGACGTCACGCTGTACCCTAAGGGGATGACGAACAACGGTGTTGATGACATTGGCTCTAGTGACGTCACACCGTACCCTAAGGGGACGAGTGAAAACCCATCCGATTGTGACGCCCCCTCCAATGAAAGTGCCCCAGGTCTTCCTCCGTGTTTGAGCGAATCCATGAGGATCCACAATGCCGTTTGGATGGAGGCGATCATGAACAGCCCTTACACCAGGAAGCACAACTCCAGCAGTTCTTCAGGAGGCAACTCCAGCATGACTGAGGACTTCAAAGACGACCCCGTCGATGCAGAACAAGAGACGAGGCTTCTGCAGCAGCTTGTGTTCAAGGGCAGGTCGGGAGCTGGCCCTAAACCCAAGAATGTGAACAAAGGCTGTG AATGTGGAACTTATAACAGCCCGGCGTCTCGCATTGTCAACGGGCAGGAGACCGCGCCGAACGAGTTTCCTTGGATG GTGTCCCTTCAAATCAAGAAGGGCCACTTACACAACTGTGGTGGGTCTATCATCAGCGACCAATACGTCATCACAGCAGCCCACTGCACTGATGG ATGGCTGGCCGAGGAACTGGTGATACGCGCAGGGGACCACGACCTGACCGTTCACGATGTGTCGAGAGAGAAATACATCATGATAGCCGAGATTAAACAGCATGAAAA GTACGACCCAAAAACCACAAACAACGACGTGTCGCTCCTGAGGCTGGCCGAACAACTCCAGCTGACCTGGCGGGTCAACCCCATCTGCCTGACCCCGGCTGACCTGATCTTCTACGGGGAGACCGTCCAGGTCATGGGGTGGGGGAAGGTGAACACGAAGGACAAGGAAGGGTCTCCTGTCCTGCGGTATACTTCTGTGAagg tGATCTCAATGAAGAGTTGTCGGGACAACTTCAAATTTTCGCCGGATCAGATAACTTCCAAGATGCTTTGCGCTTATGGTGGGAAAACTGATGCCTGTCag GGAGACTCCGGAGGTCCTTTGGTCTGGAAGGATGCCGCAACCAACAGATACTTCGACATTGGCATCACGAGCTGGGGGGTCGGTTGTGGGCTACCCAGCTATCCAG GTGTTTACACCAAGCTGTTCAAATTCACGGACTGGATCTACGCTCACACTGAAGACTCGGTCTTCTGTTCCTCGTATTCTCCTACTGCAAAAAAGCAGAAGACCGTCGGGACGGGCATTACAGGCACTGCCAAGGAGAAagcgacgaagaagaagaagaagaagaagaagagaaagggagagaaagtacCGAAGAAAGTGCAAGAGAAAGTACTAGGGAGGTGGGGAGATTGGAGAAAGCGATTGACGGGGAGGTGGTCCGTGCGAAGAGGAGGAAtgagaagatga
- the LOC136856333 gene encoding uncharacterized protein, translating into MSCERAMTSTSFRLVVFASCFVLVLFLPEVSGLRCIKCTSLRDSGCEDGVGYEQHCNESQNFCVSYVGYIKKGQAQVMFRECAETNMSHFCGVHYEKLANNRVERVIACYRSCDTDFCNSHAMNYISEASPVVGFSFSKTATVFISVVAWALVRSVIGT; encoded by the exons ATGTCGTGCGAACGTGCCATGACTTCGACCAGCTTTCGTCTCGTGGTGTTTGCGTCTTGCTTCGTTTTGGTTCTCTTCCTGCCGGAAG TGTCTGGCCTCCGCTGCATCAAGTGTACGAGCCTTCGTGACAGCGGGTGCGAAGATGGCGTCGGGTACGAGCAGCACTGCAACGAATCTCAGAACTTTTGCGTCAGCTACGTCGGTTACATAAAGAAAG GCCAGGCCCAGGTGATGTTCCGGGAATGCGCCGAGACCAACATGTCCCACTTCTGCGGCGTCCACTACGAGAAGCTGGCCAACAACAGGGTCGAGAGAGTCATAGCATGCTACAGGTCGTGTGACACGGACTTCTGCAACTCGCACGCCATGAACTACATCAGCGAGGCGTCTCCGGTGGTTGGGTTCAGCTTCTCGAAAACCGCGACCGTTTTCATCTCCGTCGTCGCCTGGGCGCTCGTCAGAAGCGTCATCGGAACCTGA